In Populus trichocarpa isolate Nisqually-1 chromosome 7, P.trichocarpa_v4.1, whole genome shotgun sequence, the following proteins share a genomic window:
- the LOC7462579 gene encoding MLO-like protein 10 isoform X1 produces the protein MKVLLGLSLTGVFGGVVVKAATESSATTRKLDQTPTWAVASVCAVIIIISILLEKFLHKVGTWFTEKHKQALFEALEKVKAELMILGFISLLLTFGQYNIAKICVPQDVAGTMLPCKKQGVTDKSSSTKGEEEPGRRLLWFDRRFLAGAKGAVKCKDGYEQLISVDGLHQLHILIFFLACFHVLFSVITMTLGRLKTRAWKRWELETLSHDYEFSNDPSRFRLTHQTSFVRSHTSFWTRIPFFFYVGCFIRQFFISVSRSDYLTLRNGFITVHLAPGSKFNFQKYIKRSLEDDFKLVVGVSPVLWASFVIFLLLNVNGLQALFWASIIPVIIILAVGTKLQAILTMMALEITDRHAVVQGMPLVQASDKYFWFGRPQLLLHLIHFALFQNAFQITYFLWIWYSFGLNSCFHDNFDLVIAKVALGVGALILCSYITLPLYALVTQMGSRMKKSVFDDQTSKALKNWHMLVKKRHAKGGKTPSRTLGSVSPSVSSASSAHALQRFKTTGHSTRSSYTLNDQDESDLEAEALSPTTATTSFIVRVDDDDDDVTEVDVPRQEEETRNEDDFSFAKPAPPTKP, from the exons ATGAAAGTGCTGTTAGGTCTGTCTTTAACGGGTGTTTTTGGAGGTGTAGTGGTTAAGGCAGCAACTGAAAGTAGTGCTACGACAAGGAAGCTTGATCAAACACCAACATGGGCTGTTGCTAGTGTTTGTGCtgttattatcatcatttctaTTCTCTTGGAAAAATTTCTTCACAAAGTTGGAACA tGGTTTACAGAAAAGCACAAGCAAGCTTTGTTTGAAGCCTTGGAGAAGGTTAAAGCTG AGCTGATGATTCTAGGGTTCATTTCACTGCTCCTGACTTTTGGGCAGTATAACATTGCAAAAATCTGTGTTCCCCAAGATGTTGCAGGCACCATGTTGCCTTGTAAGAAACAAGGTGTAACTGATAAAAGTAGTAGCACCAAAGGGGAAGAGGAACCTGGACGGAGACTTTTGTGGTTTGATCGTAGATTTCTAGCTGGTGCTAAGGGCGCAGTAAAATGCAAGGAT GGGTACGAACAACTCATATCTGTTGATGGGTTGCATCAATTACACATCCTCATATTCTTTTTAGCATGCTTTCATGTGTTATTTAGTGTTATTACAATGACACTTGGGAGATTAAAG ACTCGCGCCTGGAAACGGTGGGAGCTGGAGACTTTGTCCCATGATTATGAGTTCTCAAATG ATCCTTCAAGATTCAGGCTTACTCACCAGACATCTTTTGTGAGATCACACACCAGTTTCTGGACTAgaattcctttcttcttttatgtt GGATGCTTTATCCGACAATTTTTCATATCTGTTAGCAGGTCTGACTACTTGACATTGCGCAATGGATTCATCACA GTCCATTTAGCTCCTGGAAGTAAGTTTAACTtccaaaaatacatcaaaaggTCATTGGAAGATGACTTCAAGTTAGTTGTGGGAGTAAG TCCTGTTCTGTGGGCAtcctttgttattttcttgcttCTGAATGTTAATG GATTGCAGGCTTTGTTCTGGGCTTCTATAATACCTGTGATT ATTATCCTAGCAGTTGGCACAAAACTTCAGGCCATTTTGACGATGATGGCTCTTGAAATCACTGACAGACATGCAGTAGTCCAAGGGATGCCTCTTGTTCAAGCTTCAGACAAATACTTCTGGTTTGGTCGGCCTCAGTTACTTCTTCATCTTATCCATTTTGCTTTGTTTCAG AATGCATTCCAGATAACATATTTCCTGTGGATATGG TATTCATTTGGGTTGAACTCTTGTTTCCATGACAATTTTGATCTTGTTATAGCCAAAGTTGCTTTGGG GGTTGGAGCTCTAATTCTGTGCAGTTACATCACACTTCCTCTATATGCCCTTGTAACTCAG ATGGGTTCGCGTATGAAGAAATCAGTCTTCGACGATCAAACATCCAAGGCTCTGAAGAACTGGCACATGCTTGTGAAGAAGAGGCATGCGAAAGGAGGAAAGACTCCTTCTCGGACGCTGGGAAGTGTAAGCCCAAGCGTGTCTTCTGCCTCTTCCGCACACGCATTGCAACGATTCAAAACAACCGGGCACTCAACGCGGTCATCATACACTCTCAATGATCAAGACGAGTCTGATTTAGAAGCCGAGGCATTGTCACCCACAACAGCAACAACCAGTTTTATTGTGAGAGTggatgatgatgacgacgatGTTACGGAAGTTGATGTGCCGCGCCAAGAAGAGGAAACCAGAAATGAAGACGATTTCTCCTTTGCCAAGCCTGCCCCTCCAACAAAACCATAG
- the LOC7462579 gene encoding MLO-like protein 10 isoform X2 produces MILGFISLLLTFGQYNIAKICVPQDVAGTMLPCKKQGVTDKSSSTKGEEEPGRRLLWFDRRFLAGAKGAVKCKDGYEQLISVDGLHQLHILIFFLACFHVLFSVITMTLGRLKTRAWKRWELETLSHDYEFSNDPSRFRLTHQTSFVRSHTSFWTRIPFFFYVGCFIRQFFISVSRSDYLTLRNGFITVHLAPGSKFNFQKYIKRSLEDDFKLVVGVSPVLWASFVIFLLLNVNGLQALFWASIIPVIIILAVGTKLQAILTMMALEITDRHAVVQGMPLVQASDKYFWFGRPQLLLHLIHFALFQNAFQITYFLWIWYSFGLNSCFHDNFDLVIAKVALGVGALILCSYITLPLYALVTQMGSRMKKSVFDDQTSKALKNWHMLVKKRHAKGGKTPSRTLGSVSPSVSSASSAHALQRFKTTGHSTRSSYTLNDQDESDLEAEALSPTTATTSFIVRVDDDDDDVTEVDVPRQEEETRNEDDFSFAKPAPPTKP; encoded by the exons ATGATTCTAGGGTTCATTTCACTGCTCCTGACTTTTGGGCAGTATAACATTGCAAAAATCTGTGTTCCCCAAGATGTTGCAGGCACCATGTTGCCTTGTAAGAAACAAGGTGTAACTGATAAAAGTAGTAGCACCAAAGGGGAAGAGGAACCTGGACGGAGACTTTTGTGGTTTGATCGTAGATTTCTAGCTGGTGCTAAGGGCGCAGTAAAATGCAAGGAT GGGTACGAACAACTCATATCTGTTGATGGGTTGCATCAATTACACATCCTCATATTCTTTTTAGCATGCTTTCATGTGTTATTTAGTGTTATTACAATGACACTTGGGAGATTAAAG ACTCGCGCCTGGAAACGGTGGGAGCTGGAGACTTTGTCCCATGATTATGAGTTCTCAAATG ATCCTTCAAGATTCAGGCTTACTCACCAGACATCTTTTGTGAGATCACACACCAGTTTCTGGACTAgaattcctttcttcttttatgtt GGATGCTTTATCCGACAATTTTTCATATCTGTTAGCAGGTCTGACTACTTGACATTGCGCAATGGATTCATCACA GTCCATTTAGCTCCTGGAAGTAAGTTTAACTtccaaaaatacatcaaaaggTCATTGGAAGATGACTTCAAGTTAGTTGTGGGAGTAAG TCCTGTTCTGTGGGCAtcctttgttattttcttgcttCTGAATGTTAATG GATTGCAGGCTTTGTTCTGGGCTTCTATAATACCTGTGATT ATTATCCTAGCAGTTGGCACAAAACTTCAGGCCATTTTGACGATGATGGCTCTTGAAATCACTGACAGACATGCAGTAGTCCAAGGGATGCCTCTTGTTCAAGCTTCAGACAAATACTTCTGGTTTGGTCGGCCTCAGTTACTTCTTCATCTTATCCATTTTGCTTTGTTTCAG AATGCATTCCAGATAACATATTTCCTGTGGATATGG TATTCATTTGGGTTGAACTCTTGTTTCCATGACAATTTTGATCTTGTTATAGCCAAAGTTGCTTTGGG GGTTGGAGCTCTAATTCTGTGCAGTTACATCACACTTCCTCTATATGCCCTTGTAACTCAG ATGGGTTCGCGTATGAAGAAATCAGTCTTCGACGATCAAACATCCAAGGCTCTGAAGAACTGGCACATGCTTGTGAAGAAGAGGCATGCGAAAGGAGGAAAGACTCCTTCTCGGACGCTGGGAAGTGTAAGCCCAAGCGTGTCTTCTGCCTCTTCCGCACACGCATTGCAACGATTCAAAACAACCGGGCACTCAACGCGGTCATCATACACTCTCAATGATCAAGACGAGTCTGATTTAGAAGCCGAGGCATTGTCACCCACAACAGCAACAACCAGTTTTATTGTGAGAGTggatgatgatgacgacgatGTTACGGAAGTTGATGTGCCGCGCCAAGAAGAGGAAACCAGAAATGAAGACGATTTCTCCTTTGCCAAGCCTGCCCCTCCAACAAAACCATAG